In Spinacia oleracea cultivar Varoflay chromosome 5, BTI_SOV_V1, whole genome shotgun sequence, a single window of DNA contains:
- the LOC110784008 gene encoding histone H1, producing MAATEEPIVAAPVEQEVASVPAVEEAPVETTPAAEEVAGKAKKVKETKPKKAVTGPKKARKASTHPTYYEMMSEAISTLKERNGSSQKAIQKFIEEKHKNLPPTFRKLLLVNLRKFVASGRFVKVKGSYKLPPTRSAAPKAEAAPAKKSKTAAVKSKAPAAKKKAPAAAKKKAPAAKPKAVAAKPKAKAKAVVAKPKAAEAKPKPKAKAKPAAKAKAVVAAAPSRSRAGSKRKAVAAVKPKEKPAKVAKTAAKSTPSKKAAPAPAKKATPAKKAAAPAKKAAAVKSVKPKSVKSPAKRTMPKRGKK from the exons ATGGCGGCGACTGAGGAACCAATTGTTGCAGCACCGGTGGAGCAAGAGGTTGCTTCTGTTCCGGCAGTGGAGGAAGCTCCGGTGGAGACGACTCCCGCCGCTGAAGAGGTCGCCGGAAAGGCGAAGAAAGTGAAGGAGACTAAGCCGAAGAAAGCTGTGACTGGTCCTAAGAAGGCGAGGAAAGCTTCTACTCATCCTACTTACTACGAG ATGATGAGTGAGGCGATTTCCACGTTGAAGGAGAGGAACGGTTCAAGTCAGAAGGCGATTCAGAAATTCATTGAGGAGAAACATAAGAATCTTCCACCGACGTTCAGGAAGCTTCTTCTTGTTAACTTGAGGAAATTCGTTGCTTCTGGTCGTTTTGTTAAGGTCAAGGGATCCTACAAGCTTCCTCCTACTCGTTCTGCAGCTCCCAAAGCTGAGGCTGCTCCAGCCAAGAAGTCAAAGACCGCTGCTGTTAAGTCAAAGGCCCCTGCTGCGAAGAAGAAAGCCCCTGCTGCTGCGAAGAAGAAAGCCCCTGCTGCTAAGCCGAAAGCTGTAGCTGCCAAGCCGAAAGCTAAGGCAAAAGCTGTTGTTGCTAAGCCTAAAGCAGCTGAAGCCAAGCCGAAGCCTAAGGCCAAAGCTAAGCCAGCTGCCAAAGCCAAGGCAGTGGTGGCTGCTGCTCCTTCTAGATCAAGAGCTGGTTCTAAGAGGAAAGCTGTGGCTGCTGTGAAGCCGAAGGAGAAGCCGGCTAAGGTTGCGAAGACAGCAGCGAAATCAACTCCATCTAAGAAGGCGGCTCCTGCTCCTGCTAAGAAGGCTACTCCTGCAAAGAAGGCCGCTGCTCCGGCTAAGAAGGCTGCCGCAGTGAAGAGTGTTAAGCCGAAGAGTGTGAAGTCTCCGGCGAAGAGAACAATGCCCAAGAGAGGGAAGAAATGA